The following proteins are co-located in the Theropithecus gelada isolate Dixy chromosome 19, Tgel_1.0, whole genome shotgun sequence genome:
- the LSM4 gene encoding U6 snRNA-associated Sm-like protein LSm4 isoform X2 encodes MLPLSLLKTAQNHPMLVELKNGETYNGHLVSCDNWMNINLREVICTSRDGDKFWRMPECYIRGSTIKYLRIPDEIIDMVKEEVVAKGRGRGGLQQQKQQKGRGMGGAGRGVFGGRGRGGIPGTGRGQPEKKPGRQAGKQ; translated from the exons ATG CTTCCCTTGTCACTGTTGAAGACGGCTCAGAATCACCCCATG TTGGTGGAGCTGAAAAATGGGGAGACGTACAATGGACACCTGGTGAGCTGCGACAACTGGATGAACATTAACCTGCGAGAAGTCATCTGCACATCCAGG GACGGGGACAAGTTCTGGCGGATGCCCGAGTGCTACATCCGTGGCAGCACCATCAAGTACCTGCGCATTCCTGATGAGATCATTGACATGGTCAAGGAGGAGGTGGTGGCCAAGGGCCGCGGCCGCGGAGGcctgcagcagcagaagcagcagaaaggccgcGGCATGGGCGGCGCCGGCCGAG GTGTGTTTGGCGGCCGGGGCCGAGGTGGGATCCCGGGCACAGGCAGAGGCCAGCCAGAGAAGAAGCCGGGCAGACAGGCGGGCAAACAGTGA
- the LSM4 gene encoding U6 snRNA-associated Sm-like protein LSm4 isoform X3 has product MLVELKNGETYNGHLVSCDNWMNINLREVICTSRDGDKFWRMPECYIRGSTIKYLRIPDEIIDMVKEEVVAKGRGRGGLQQQKQQKGRGMGGAGRGVFGGRGRGGIPGTGRGQPEKKPGRQAGKQ; this is encoded by the exons ATG TTGGTGGAGCTGAAAAATGGGGAGACGTACAATGGACACCTGGTGAGCTGCGACAACTGGATGAACATTAACCTGCGAGAAGTCATCTGCACATCCAGG GACGGGGACAAGTTCTGGCGGATGCCCGAGTGCTACATCCGTGGCAGCACCATCAAGTACCTGCGCATTCCTGATGAGATCATTGACATGGTCAAGGAGGAGGTGGTGGCCAAGGGCCGCGGCCGCGGAGGcctgcagcagcagaagcagcagaaaggccgcGGCATGGGCGGCGCCGGCCGAG GTGTGTTTGGCGGCCGGGGCCGAGGTGGGATCCCGGGCACAGGCAGAGGCCAGCCAGAGAAGAAGCCGGGCAGACAGGCGGGCAAACAGTGA
- the LSM4 gene encoding U6 snRNA-associated Sm-like protein LSm4 isoform X1: MLPLSLLKTAQNHPMLVELKNGETYNGHLVSCDNWMNINLREVICTSRDGDKFWRMPECYIRGSTIKYLRIPDEIIDMVKEEVVAKGRGRGGLQQQKQQKGRGMGGAGRGGSPIPSGHTWGGRTATRGILPSRGWPSWLVPMQHCLGASQPSRAPFLVFGHEPRPSQRSLETWDSVLLSLRLLVVLRAHQVTSPSLSFLSERVWRCPPLQAAGKDSTWGLVWGPFPAVALSRAKVTRPHQR, translated from the exons ATG CTTCCCTTGTCACTGTTGAAGACGGCTCAGAATCACCCCATG TTGGTGGAGCTGAAAAATGGGGAGACGTACAATGGACACCTGGTGAGCTGCGACAACTGGATGAACATTAACCTGCGAGAAGTCATCTGCACATCCAGG GACGGGGACAAGTTCTGGCGGATGCCCGAGTGCTACATCCGTGGCAGCACCATCAAGTACCTGCGCATTCCTGATGAGATCATTGACATGGTCAAGGAGGAGGTGGTGGCCAAGGGCCGCGGCCGCGGAGGcctgcagcagcagaagcagcagaaaggccgcGGCATGGGCGGCGCCGGCCGAGGTGGGTCTCCCATCCCCAGTGGACATACCTGGGGTGGGAGGACAGCCACACGTGGCATCCTTCCTTCTCGGGGTTGGCCTTCTTGGCTAGTGCCCATGCAGCACTGCCTCGGAGCCTCCCAACCCTCCCGGGCCCCCTTCCTGGTCTTTGGCCATGAGCCAAGGCCCAGCCAGAGGAGCCTGGAGACCTGGGACTCAGTCCTCCTCTCACTGCGCCTCCTGGTAGTCCTCAGGGCACATCAAGTCAcctccccaagcctcagtttcctctctgagAGGGTCTGGCGGTGCCCACCTCTCCAGGCCGCTGGCAAGGACTCCACTTGGGGCCTGGTGTGGGGCCCTTTCCCTGCCGTGGCTCTATCCAGAGCCAAGGTCACCCGCCCCCACCAGAGATGA